The following DNA comes from Natronoarchaeum philippinense.
TCCAGCGGACAGAGAACCGAGAGACCAGCTTCCAGATGGCTGACGAGGCGGGTGAGGACTGGCTGCTTGAGTTCGGCGTCGCAACGGTCGCGCTCGAAAACGAGCAGGTTCGGCGGTCCTCGGCTGGCGGCAGCCGGACCGGGATGCGCGTGACGCTACCGCTGATGCTGACGGACGACCAAGCGGCCGCAGTTGCTGAGTCGGCTGCCTATCCAGACGCCGTCGTCGAGCGGTCGGTTCCTGATGGCGAAGACTTCGTTGAGGACACGAGCGGGGGTAATCAGACCGTGACGATCACGCCGCCGGCGTCGGCGGAGATGGATACAGGAGACTACGCAATCCAATCGTGGCGGCTCTCGTTCGGTCGGTTCGGCGAGGCGCGTTGGAGTGTCGAGTTAGAGTTGCGGGAGATGAAGAGTTGAACAGAGCCAGTGCGAGGTTACCGCGTCTGGATCTGGTTGAGTTGTCGCTGGGTGTTGTCCGGCGTCGAGGCGATGTAGCGGCGGGCGGTGCTGATCTGCGACCAGCCGAACATCGCTTGGAGCGCCGGCGCGGCGAGGCCCTTCCCGGCCAGATGCGTCGCAGCAGTCGCTCTGAGGCCGTGCGGGTTCGTCGTCTCCTCACTCAACCCGTCGGCTTCCCGCAGCGCTTCGTCGACGCGACGGTTGACGGCTTGGCGCGATCTCGTCCACTCGTCGAACCGGTCGAAATACTGTTCGAGCACGAGCTCGGCACGCGAATCGAAGTCGAACGGCACCGACCGGGCGGCGTTCTCTGTTTTCGCGGTCCACATCTGCTCTTCCGCTTCGTCCTGCGTCACCTCGTTTTCCTGTTGGTAGCGGCGAGCGACATCGTCGAGCGCCTCGCGGACTTCGTCGACGTCGTCGACGGCGCCCGCGTTCGCCAGTAACTCCTCAACCTGCCGGTCGAGAGCATCCTTTCGGAGGTCGCCGTCGATGTGGATCACGTGGATGGTCTGAAGTTGGCGCTGGAGTTCGCCGGGCAACGAGGGCATCTCCGAGAGTTGTTCTTGCAGGGCTTCGAGGCGCGCCTCGGCCAGCGACAGCTGTGAATACTCAGCGCGCTGGGCGGCTTGCTGGCGGCAGTAGCCACAGATCCCGCCGTCCTTGCCCTTCTCACACGGGAGATGGAACGGGATGTCGATCATTCGTTTGCGCCAGTTCACCCAGTCGCCTTTCATGTGGCAGATTTCGCCCGGGCGAAGTCCGAGGCGGCCGCCGACGAACGCGACGAACCGTGCCTCGAGGCTGCGCAGGTCGCAGTCGATCGCTCTGGCGCCTTGGAGGAAGCGCTCGAACTCGTAGTCGTCGAGCGCGTTCTCTTTGCTGTGCGTCGTCACGCGTGATCACCGGCTCGGCGAGGGCCGATGCAGAGCTGCACAGGCTCGACGTCCAGATCGTCGACGCGCTCGCTACGGCGCTGGTTGATGGTCGCCGGCGCCGGCGTGGGCGCATCGGCTGACTGGCTGCTCACTGTTCTCCCTCCGTTGGCTCGTAGCAGTCGGTGGTGAGCTTCCGGACGTGCTCGGCCAGCGAACTGGTCGAGTCGCTCGGGGCGACCTGCTTCGACCGGTCGTTGTAGTTCACGGCGCCGAGCTCGTCCAGCTTGTCGAGATGGTTCTGCGTGAGCGCGATATAGACGCGCGTCCGCTGCTCGCCGGTGACGTGGCTGGGGTCGATCCCCTGCTCGATCGCCGCGATCTCGACGGCGAGGTCACCGGCAGCAACCGGGCCCTCTGCGCGGTCGAGCGAGAGCAGCGTCTGGCGACGCCGCGAGTTCGCAACGGCCTCGAAGGCGTCGTCGGGCTCCATCGGGATGCAGCCCGCAGCGGCGGCGGTCATCGTCCACCTCGTGCCAGCTGCTGGCCCGCTGCTGTGAGGAGGACGATACAGTCGACATCGTCGCCGACGATCTCGACGTAGCCGCCGGCGGCCAGTCGGTTGAGCCGTTCGTCGATCTCTCGCAGCTGGAGGTCGCTCTCGATCGAGAGGTCCCGGCGGGTGGTGGCGCCGTTTCGGTCGGCGGCGAACTGTGCGATCTTCTGCAGTCGTGGGTCACGGTCCGGGGTGAGCGGGCTGTCCTCGTACGCCTGAAGGACAGAGTTATCACTCTCCGGACGGTTAGTCTCGCTTGCTGTCATTGCGGCAGCACGGCCGGTTCCCGGTGTCACAGCACCGGGGCCATTTCAGGCGACCGTGTCAATTCTGGATAGTTGCCACGTTATAAAGTATATTTGTATATTTACTCAGCGCCCGCGAAACCAGCGGTTTGAACAGGCGTAGAACAGCGGAAACGGCGGGTGGTTAGGGTCGCACTTAGTCGGCGAGTTGTTCGGCGTGCTCGATGTACGAGGGCAGCCGGTCCCAGAGGTCGTCACGGCGCTGGATGATCGGCTGGAGCCGGTCGAGCGCCCGGAGGTCCTCGGCGTCGACGTCGCCGTCGACGATCAGGTCCAAGAGGTCAGCGCCTTCGTCGGCAACGGTCGGCTCGACGAGCCGCGGCGCCTGCCCCAGCTCGGCGATCGTCTCGCCGGGACACCAGAGGCACTCGTCGCGGTGCCGTGGCGTCCGGCGGCCGCAGTGGTCGCAGACGACCGGAACGATCGGATCGGGATCTTCGTCGTAGTCGATCTGTGCGCCGTCGGCCATCGCTATGTGCTTCCGGCTTTCCGACCCGAAGACAGCGATGTAGTGGGCGACGACTCTCGACCCGCGGGACCAGCCGAAGTGAAACTCGAGGTCGCGCTGGCTGACGTAGCGACTCGCAGCGAGGATGCTGGCGCGCGACTTGCGGAAGTGCTCGGGGTTCGCCGGCTTCGTGACCCCTGCGCGCTCGGCAGCCCGCTTGATGTTTCGGCGGATGTCTTGGTAGCCGACGTGCTCGTCGTCGTACCGTTTCGTCCAGAGGTACGTGTCCGACCGAGGGCCGCGATCGGTCGCGTTCGCCGGGTGAGCTTCTTCCATCCACAGCCGGACGTACGGCGCGCCGACGTCGACGCGGACGGTGCGGGCGAACGTCTTCGAGTCGGACTCGATTGACACGAGGAGGTGGTCGCCGCGGTCGTCGATCTGGCCGAACGTGAGCTCCCAGAACTCACTCATCGGCCGGCAGCCCAGCGCCCAGAGCAGCGCGGTCATCGCTTTCTCGCGCTCGTGGTTGCAGTGCTCGATGATCTCGACGATGTCGTCCCAGAACAGCACTTCCGAGGGTTCGGGTGCGGGCTGATCGTCCTCGACGTTGCCGAGCTCGACGGCGCCGAAGCGCTCGGGGTAGTCCTCGTCCGGCGCGTCCGGTGCGAGGAAGCGGCCCCAGCTGCGG
Coding sequences within:
- a CDS encoding tyrosine-type recombinase/integrase, with translation MTTHSKENALDDYEFERFLQGARAIDCDLRSLEARFVAFVGGRLGLRPGEICHMKGDWVNWRKRMIDIPFHLPCEKGKDGGICGYCRQQAAQRAEYSQLSLAEARLEALQEQLSEMPSLPGELQRQLQTIHVIHIDGDLRKDALDRQVEELLANAGAVDDVDEVREALDDVARRYQQENEVTQDEAEEQMWTAKTENAARSVPFDFDSRAELVLEQYFDRFDEWTRSRQAVNRRVDEALREADGLSEETTNPHGLRATAATHLAGKGLAAPALQAMFGWSQISTARRYIASTPDNTQRQLNQIQTR
- a CDS encoding DUF7344 domain-containing protein; protein product: MTAAAAGCIPMEPDDAFEAVANSRRRQTLLSLDRAEGPVAAGDLAVEIAAIEQGIDPSHVTGEQRTRVYIALTQNHLDKLDELGAVNYNDRSKQVAPSDSTSSLAEHVRKLTTDCYEPTEGEQ
- a CDS encoding tyrosine-type recombinase/integrase, which gives rise to MQDDYQKVIDRRLRHIRSDDEISDTERQRLLDYHDALDAHNRTSSAKHQISGTRHESYLSHLHRLAKHTDALVETLDPDAGEDAIDAIVRWVDGEYDNGYTLDNYYSALRSWGRFLAPDAPDEDYPERFGAVELGNVEDDQPAPEPSEVLFWDDIVEIIEHCNHEREKAMTALLWALGCRPMSEFWELTFGQIDDRGDHLLVSIESDSKTFARTVRVDVGAPYVRLWMEEAHPANATDRGPRSDTYLWTKRYDDEHVGYQDIRRNIKRAAERAGVTKPANPEHFRKSRASILAASRYVSQRDLEFHFGWSRGSRVVAHYIAVFGSESRKHIAMADGAQIDYDEDPDPIVPVVCDHCGRRTPRHRDECLWCPGETIAELGQAPRLVEPTVADEGADLLDLIVDGDVDAEDLRALDRLQPIIQRRDDLWDRLPSYIEHAEQLAD